From the Deinococcus sonorensis KR-87 genome, the window CCCGCGTGAAGTAAAGCTCGGCGGCACGCTCAAGCCTGGATGAAGCGCGGTTGTGGGTTGCCATCCGGTGCTGTGGCGTCAGGCCCTCAGACTGGAGGCATGACCTCCACATCCTCCTTGCAGGCGGCGCTGTCCCAGCTGGACCCCGCCAAGCTGGAACAGTTGAGCCGCACCATCGACCTGCCCGCGCTGCTGAACGCAGCGGCTGGCCTGCCGGAAGGGCAACTGCGCCAGCTGGCTGGCGCCGTCATGGCGCCGCAGAAGCCGGCCAAGGCGCTGCCGGAACCGAACGGCGACTTCTTCGGACTCCTGAACACCCTGACGCCCGCCCAGCGCGAGGTGGCGGCCGCGGCGCGCCGCTTCATGGAGACGGAGGTGGCGCCGATCATGAACGACCACTGGTCGCGCGACGAGTTCCCGCAGCAGCTGATTCCCCGGCTGCGCGAGTTGAACCTGCTGCGGCGCATCTGGAACGAGGACGGCAGCCGCACCCCCGACGCCAGCGTGGTGGAGGGCCTGCTGACCCAGGAGTTCTGCCGCGTGGACGTGAGCACCGCCGTGTTCTTCGGGGTGCATGCCGGGCTGGCGGCGGCTAGCATCGCGCTGGGCGGCAGCGACGCGCAGAAACGCGAGTGGCTGCCGAAGGTGCTGGACTTGCAGGTGATCGGGGCCTTCGGGCTGACCGAGCCGGAGGGCGGCAGTCAGGTGAGCCGCGGCCTGCACACCACCGCCCGCCGCGACGGCGACGCTTGGGTGCTGAACGGCCGGAAGAAGTGGATCGGCAACAGCACCTTCAGCGACTTCACGGTGATCTGGGC encodes:
- a CDS encoding acyl-CoA dehydrogenase family protein, which translates into the protein MTSTSSLQAALSQLDPAKLEQLSRTIDLPALLNAAAGLPEGQLRQLAGAVMAPQKPAKALPEPNGDFFGLLNTLTPAQREVAAAARRFMETEVAPIMNDHWSRDEFPQQLIPRLRELNLLRRIWNEDGSRTPDASVVEGLLTQEFCRVDVSTAVFFGVHAGLAAASIALGGSDAQKREWLPKVLDLQVIGAFGLTEPEGGSQVSRGLHTTARRDGDAWVLNGRKKWIGNSTFSDFTVIWARDVADDQVKGFLVRRGTPGYTVEKIQGKIALRMVENGEITLTDCRVPDTDRLQNAPNFRTTADVLRLTRAGVAWQGVGCAMGAYELALRYAQTRQQFGKPIGSFQLVQNNLVHMLANVTAMQTLCLRLSQMEDAGQMRDEHAALAKVMTAARCRETVALARETFGGNGILLEHGVAKHFCDTEAIYSYEGTNEINTLVVGRAVTGLSAFV